The proteins below are encoded in one region of Mya arenaria isolate MELC-2E11 chromosome 15, ASM2691426v1:
- the LOC128220792 gene encoding autophagy-related protein 16-1-like gives MSDSKMVKSTDWKKSISQSLKLRNKKERHEFADLIESQNKLFEQVASLKTRNMQLTVETERLKADNLSLQIRADSGGEGGSPGGNVKVALLEQRLWKLSEELTEMHRRRGENAQQIIDLTAAMKEKEKQLQAKDSKLMDALAVENSLQAEIKHLERTIGELKETNQTVKDEHQALQVLFEDLTEKHCKLQRDKDELTARLVQQQMEQADILNRELANFIEERQLRLQEELAEAAQANVMVSGGDRTSRRFPQICLRATIPTKAQCKLDAHDGEVNAVLWSPTGSTFATGSGGVDGTIKLWNYYAGQCTCKGILTGSNAGITSLEYDPEENYILGASNDNACRLWSIDTQRLWLTLTGHMRRVSSAKFLRENSKVVSGSYDRTLKIWDLHTKACIKTILAESSCHDLVTLHGTHIISGHFDKRVRFWDTKSDNKSNEIELHGKITSLALSPDHTSLLVCTREDTLKVIDLRQNQVMYTLCDDNFKVGYDWSRAVFSPDGMYACAGSSDGTLFIWNIARGKVEKTLKEHTHSILACSWHPAGSYILSSEKQKKVVLWSDI, from the exons ATGTCAGATTCCAAAATGGTGAAGTCCACAGATTGGAAAAAAAGTATATCACAGAGTTTGAAGTTACGCAATAAAAAAGAGCGACATGAATTTGCAGATTTAATTGAATCAC aaaataaattgtttgagCAAGTGGCTTCTCTCAAGACCAGGAATATGCAGCTCACTGTTGAGACGGAGAGACTCAAGGCAGACAATCTAAGCTTACAGATTCGAGCGGACAGTGG TGGAGAAGGAGGAAGTCCTGGTGGCAATGTCAAAGTGGCGCTCCTGGAGCAGAGACTCTGGAAACTCAGTGAGGAGCTGACAGAGATGCACAGGCGGAGAGGGGAG AATGCCCAACAAATCATAGACCTAACTGCTGCCATgaaagaaaaggaaaaacaaCTTCAAGCAAAAGACAGCAA GCTGATGGATGCTTTGGCTGTAGAGAACAGTCTACAAGCAGAGATAAAACATTTGGAGAGAACCATCGGAGAATTGAAGGAGACTAATCAG ACCGTTAAAGATGAGCACCAGGCCCTACAAGTGTTGTTTGAAGATCTCACGGAGAAACATTGCAAGCTCCAGAGAGACAAGGATGAACTAACAGCGCGATTGGTGCAACAACAAATGGAACAGGCTGACATTTTAAATCGGGAACTTGCCAACTTTATAGA GGAAAGACAGTTACGTCTTCAAGAGGAACTGGCCGAGGCAGCTCAAGCAAATGTGATGGTCTCAGG AGGCGATCGAACATCACGAAGGTTTCCACAGATCTGCCTTCGTGCTACCATACCTACCAAAGCTCAATGTAAACTG GATGCCCATGATGGTGAGGTTAATGCTGTATTGTGGAGTCCGACAGGCAGTACGTTTGCCACAGGCAGTGGTGGCGTTGACGGAACGATCAAACTATGGAACTACTATGCTG GTCAGTGTACATGTAAAGGCATATTGACGGGCAGTAACGCGGGTATAACTAGCCTCGAATATGACCCGGAGGAGAACTATATACTCGGAGCGTCAAACGATAATGCGTGTAGACTGTGGTCAATCGACACCCAGAGGTTATGG ctcacattGACTGGCCATATGAGGAGGGTTTCGTCAGCCAAGTTCCTCAGAGAAAATAGCAAAGTTGTGTCAGGCAGCTATGACAGGACACTCAAAATATGGGACCTCCATACTAAAGCGT GTATTAAAACCATATTGGCTGAGTCAAGTTGCCATGATTTGGTCACACTACACGGGACGCACATAATCAGCGGCCATTTTGACAAACGTGTACGATTCTGGGACACAAAATCAGATAACAAGAGCAACGAGATTGAACTTCATGGCAAAATTACCTCCCTTGCTTTGTCACCGG ACCACACATCATTATTAGTCTGTACCCGAGAAGACACGTTAAAAGTGATAGATTTACGCCAAAACCAGGTTATGTATACACTATG TGATGACAATTTCAAAGTGGGCTATGACTGGTCACGTGCGGTGTTCAGCCCGGATGGCATGTACGCGTGTGCAGGGTCTAGTGACGGGACGCTCTTCATCTGGAACATCGCACGAGGCAAGGTGGAGAAAACTCTTAAGGAACACAC GCACTCAATCCTTGCCTGTTCCTGGCATCCAGCTGGCTCGTACATTCTCAGTTCGGAGAAACAGAAGAAAGTTGTTCTATGGTCAGACATCTAG
- the LOC128220317 gene encoding autophagy-related protein 16-1-like, whose product MAKSTDWKKNISQSLKLRNKKERHEFADLIESQNKLFEQVASLKTRNMQLTIETERLKSDNLSLQIRADSGGGGGGPGGSEKVALLEQRLWKLSEELTEMHRRRGENAQQIIDLTAAMKEKEKELQTKDAKLMDALAVENSLRAEMKHLERTITELEATNQTLKDEHQALQMAFTSLEEKFRKLQSDNDELMARWLQQKMEQAEVLNRENDNFIKHRQLLLQKELAEAAKENVNVPEGDENIRGIPQICLSASIPTKAQCKLDAHDGEVNAVLWSPTGSMFATGGSDRKIKLWDYNAGQCSCKGMLTGSNAGITSLEYDLDESHILGASNDYACRLWSIADQRLRHTLTGHSGKVLSAKFLGENSKVVSGSHDRTLKIWDLHTKACIKTIFAGSSCNDLVTLHGTHIISGHFDKRVRFWDTKSDNTSNEIGLHGRITSLALSPDRTSLLVCTREDTLKVIDLRQNQVIYTLCDDNFKVGYDWSRAVFSPDGTYACAGSSDGTLFIWNIARGKVEKTLKEHTHSILACSWHPAGSYILSSEKQKKVVLWSDI is encoded by the exons ATGGCGAAGTCGACTGATTGgaagaaaaatatatcacagagtttgaaattacgaaataaaaaaGAGCGACATGAATTCGCAGATTTAATTGAATCAC AAAATAAGTTGTTTGAGCAAGTGGCCTCTCTCAAGACCAGGAATATGCAGCTCACCATTGAGACAGAGAGACTCAAGTCAGACAATCTCAGCTTGCAGATACGAGCAGACAGTGG TGGAGGAGGAGGGGGCCCTGGTGGCAGTGAGAAAGTGGCACTCCTGGAGCAGAGACTCTGGAAACTAAGCGAGGAGCTGACAGAGATGCACAGGCGAAGAGGGGAG AATGCTCAACAAATCATAGACCTAACTGCTGCCATGAAAGAAAAAGAGAAAGAACTTCAAACAAAAGATGCCAA GCTGATGGATGCTTTGGCTGTAGAGAACAGTCTACGAGCAGAGATGAAACATTTGGAGAGAACCATTACAGAGTTGGAGGCTACAAACCAG ACCCTTAAAGATGAACACCAGGCACTACAAATGGCGTTTACATCCCTTGAGGAGAAATTTCGCAAACTCCAGAGTGACAATGATGAACTTATGGCGCGATGGCTTCAACAAAAGATGGAACAGGCCGAAGTTTTAAATCGTGAAAATGACAACTTTATAAA ACACAGACAATTACTTCTACAAAAGGAATTGGCCGAGGCAGCTAAAGAAAATGTGAATGTCCCTGA aggagatgagaACATAAGGGGGATTCCACAGATCTGCCTTAGTGCTTCCATACCTACAAAAGCTCAATGCAAACTG GACGCCCACGACGGTGAAGTAAACGCCGTATTGTGGAGTCCAACAGGCAGCATGTTTGCCACCGGCGGCTCCGACCGAAAAATTAAACTTTGGGACTACAATGCTG GTCAGTGTTCATGTAAAGGCATGTTGACGGGAAGTAACGCAGGTATTACTAGTCTTGAATATGACCTTGATGAGAGCCATATACTCGGAGCGTCAAACGATTACGCGTGTAGGCTTTGGTCAATTGCAGACCAGAGATTGCGG CACACATTGACGGGCCATAGTGGAAAAGTTTTGTCAGCAAAATTCCTTGGAGAAAATAGCAAGGTTGTGTCAGGCAGCCATGACAGGACACTCAAAATATGGGACCTCCATACTAAAGCAT GTATTAAAACCATATTTGCCGGGTCAAGTTGCAATGATTTAGTCACGCTACATGGGACGCACATAATCAGCGGCCATTTTGACAAGCGTGTACGGTTCTGGGACACAAAATCAGATAACACGAGCAACGAGATAGGACTTCATGGCAGAATTACCTCCCTTGCTTTGTCACCGG ACCGCACATCATTATTAGTTTGTACACGAGAAGACACCTTAAAAGTGATAGATTTACGCCAAAATCAAGTTATTTATACTCTATG TGATGACAATTTCAAAGTGGGCTACGACTGGTCACGTGCGGTGTTCAGCCCGGATGGCACGTATGCGTGTGCAGGGTCCAGTGACGGGACGCTCTTCATCTGGAACATCGCACGAGGCAAGGTGGAGAAAACTCTTAAGGAACATAC GCACTCAATCCTGGCCTGTTCCTGGCATCCAGCTGGCTCGTACATTCTCAGTTCCGAGAAACAGAAGAAAGTTGTTCTATGGTCAGACATCTAG